agcttcacagcaaaagaaatagttgcagcattctcctaaacaactgaagaagatggagacttgttttaaaacgtaaaaagtGTGGGCATAAATGACatcctttaaaatcaatttgagatcttctgaagacttggattaGACCGGACCGGCTTTATGAAgccattaaatgtttgtttccagttgttttttaacattttaactcctaaacaactgaagcaaaTGGGgacttgtgttaaaatgtaaaagtctcTGGCAGCCCTGCGAATccaaattaattttaaaggaTGTTATTGACATGCGGTCGAGCTCGACGGGGAAACTACACGTCCTTCGCCCTCAGTTAAATAAATTTACATCTATACAAACTacatcctctgtgtcctctctgttCTCACAGCAGTCCAGACTCACAGTCTCCTCGGCGGAGGACGAAGTCTCTCTCATGTCTCCTTCTCCCAAAGAGACTTTTGGTTCACACATACGGTGTCAAAAACATTCACGTGTCGATGGTGATgtagaaacatgaaaacaaaactcccATTCCTGCCTCGTTTTATTCCCCACGCCGCGTTCAGTTTTATGTACTTATTTCACACAGCTCACgtgtcttaaaataaataagaataagTCCTATTTCTGCAGAAAACGTCCGTAGATGAAGAAGTGTGTGCTCGTGTCGCAGCAGAGTGGATGTGAGAGGAGACGGAGGTGTGAGCTCTGACACGGCCTTTGATGTTAAACTGGTATTTAGAGGTTAATGAGGCTGTTAGGAAGAGGTGAAGGAAACGCCTgtgagttcacacacacacacacacacacacacacacacacacacacacacacacacacacacacacacacacacacaagaaatgTATCTGCAGGGATCTCTGAAAACCTGAAGAACGTGACTGTAACTGGATGATTATTTAGATTATTAGTCAGGATTTCATGGAGATCTGTGAGGAACTGTGAAGTCCTGCACTGAAGTATTATCAGCTACATGTACTCAAAGTATCAGCAGTAAAAGTACTCactctgcagtaaaatgtctccTGAGACAGTctgaactactttatatacagttagCTAGTTTAGTCCAGTGGTTCACAACACGGGGGGTCACGTACGGATGAGTattaaagaggaggaagaggaaaaagtcaaaatgtggAGATTAAAGTCGACATTTGGAGCAGCTCGTATGACCGCCTCAACATAATGCCTTGTGTAGATGAACTGCTGAAACTGTGCTTCAGTAACAAAGACATTATTTGTCTTTTAGCTCATGAACACAGTGTAGTTGTCAGTTTGAGGCCGGAGGCTCGGGCAGCTCGCTTAGCTGTCAGTCGCTCCCCCAGCTGGATTTGATGAACCAGAAGAGTCGactttgtttcttcactctTTTCTTGAAGTGCGTAACGAAGATAAAAACTTCCCTCACTCCCGGCCCTGATCACCAGATAAATGTGAGGGCTCGTCAGATGATGaggggaaaggaaagaaaacaaagctctgatACACaaatctgtcttcttctttgaatttcatgctttttttctgttaaatattGGATCGTTGTAACTCTCGTAGCCTCGGACAGTTATTTACATGAAGCCATGTGAGAAGTTAGAGAGGAAATACCTGGACATTCATCATTATTTATGCTATTTGTTCAGCTTTTATCGTCCTCGTTCCTGGTTGTGTTTCATTCTCAGTGATTAAATAACGGTGATGTTTATGCGACTGTGTGGAGCGATGAGGAGACTGTAACCTTCCTCATATGAGACTCATAGAAATGTCATAAGTCTTCATGCATACAATTTAATTTTTACTTCCTCTTATGtcttattgtcttctctgtttaTATCTTATTAAAATCTCTCCATATTCTGATATTTCTGTTCTAGAAGTGGCTCCTGTAACGGAGGATCGATGAAGTGTTTTCCATCGTTTGACCTTTTTACTAACGCTCAGCATCTTGTTGTCTTCTTTTCTGCTGCAGTGGTTTGGACACTAACAGAGAAGAAGATCCACCAATCTCTATGAACAAGTATGGATGTAAAGGTGCATTACAAAGCGTTTTCTTTCCCTGATTTCCTCGATATTTTGTTAGAAAGTGTGCTAGaaagtaaattatacaaatatttaaGAGTAAAAGTGCCACAAAGTGACACctcacagtgtttgtttcttcCAAACTTCAACATgatcaaaaatacattaaatatatatcaaatatattaaaaaaaaatcaactttatgAACTCTTTGTAAGTTTTGCAGCAAAAACCTTCattttgtaaagtaactaaaagtTGAAAAAGGTCGAGAGCGACAAGATCGATCTCTAATTTATTATAAAATCATAACCTGAAAGGTAAATAAAAACTCTGTCAGTCAGAAGATGAAGTACACGCTCTTCAAACGGTTTAGGTAgaagcagacaaacagagaaacaacaggCTGCTGATTGGTCCAGTTAGAAGTTCAAAGGGCTCCTGATCATCTGTTGTCTCTCCGTCACCTCCGTCGCTGCCGTCTGTGCCTCTGTGTGCTGGTTAACGGGGTGGATGAGTATCAGCGGCGGCCTGCTCCACCTCGTCCCGTCCCGTCCCGGTCTGTGACGAGCAGGACTCCGGCTCTTTGAtgtggcaggcagacagacagacagacagacagacgagagGCTGCAGCATCCAGACAACAAGACACGTCAACAACCTGTCTGCAGctcatcatcatgtttgtttatcAAGCACATCTGGTGAATGAATCAAACATCTGCCTGAAATGTAGAGAGTCAATGTCAATGTATATCCTCTgcttggataaaaaaaaaatagcaagaATTAATATAAAGAATGAACAGTTTGTCGtgaaaggaacagttcaccccaaaaaagattaaattaaattcagtcatcatctcctcatcctcatgttgatggaaagtcaggtgaagtgtcgtcgtccacaaaacatttctggagcttcaaacaGCTGAAGTggctggagacttgttttaaaatgtttaaaaaaacactgaagaaaacataaaatggcttcacacagctcgtctggttTAATCCAAGGTTATCTACTGTCACACGtgtcttttattgtgaacaGTAATCCAACAGCAAAAGAAGTTTATCAGGAAATTATTGTGCCAGAAATTAAAGTATcgtaaaatgttaaatataaaacagagaaaatcagcaaatcctcacatttctgCTCTAAACATGTGGAGTCATAggagtgaagaagaaagaagaagaagaaaacaactgtAGGAATAGAAAGAGGAATAACTAAAGAAGAAatagaaaaggaggaggaggtggaggtggaggaggaggaggaggaggaggaggaggaggtgggatcATCCTCTCCGGGTCGTTATCAGCCTCTTTAACTTGATCCCTAAATCCTCGTTGTCGCAGAAAGAGACTCAACAGTTCTGGATGATTTCAGGCGCAACACAACGATCAGTTTCCATCATATGTAATGAGAGTATTCCAcatgaatgtaactaagtacatctactcaaggCCCGCACTTAAGTACACTTTTAAGTCCTTTAGTCCGGCTGGTATCAGGTTCATGTTGGTTACTTTATGCCGGTTGCTTTGTTTCTTGTctctgattttatttgtttcttattttttcccctttgcCTTTATTTTTTCGTACATcgtatttatttacttattcattcttttattattttttttactgatgtttTAATTCTCATGGCACGCCTGTGACTTTATATAAAAATGTCAGgtgattaaaaatataaagagaCAAATCTCAGCTCCATGTTCAGGATGTATTCACAGATAACTGGAGGAACTGCAGAGTGAATTTGTACTTttgaatacaaacaaacaaaaacatttaaatgccaTTAAGGTCTGTTTCTTGTTAATACGACACTGGAAGATGATGTACTTATTGATCTGACATGATTGTTGGATCATTTTTACTTAAATCCTGATCAATTAAAAGACAGATAACACGAGCTGAAAGCCCATCATGTTAAATATCAGGTTACATCTCAGGTTACTTTCAGACAGTTTGTCTTTAATCTGGGATCATCTGGGATTAGTttataaaagcagcaaatcctcacacgTCTGCTTTAAAAATATGGAGTCATAAAATAACGAATAAATctgtaaaacaataatgaaatcaCTGTGGATATAAAAAGAGgataaattaaaagaagaaatgggtaaaaatataaagaaaaacaaatataataataaataagaaaatgaaaatgtggaaaTCTACAGACAAATAAATCCACGTTTAAGTAAATACAATTGtggaaagatgaagaaaaataaatataataaataataataattgtataaTAAATTTAAACAAATTTTACGTCTTCTCCACTaaatttcagaggaaaatatggcTCAGTTTTGTGTCCGTAGTGTCttaattactttatatttctCAACAAATGTCTGTTTCTTGTTAATACGACACTAGAACATGATGTATTTATTGATCTGACATGATTGTTGGATCATTTTTACCTAAATCCTGATCAATTAAAAGACAGATAACACGAGCTGAAAGCCCATCATGTTAAATATCAGGTTACTTTCAGACAGTTTGCCTTTAATCTGGGATCATCTCGGGATTATCTGTTGCCGTCGTTTTAAACCACTCACAGCTGATTGTGTTGCTAATTAACCTGAAGGCTCCTCTTCAAGTGAAGCTCACCCAAGATTTTAATGTGACTTTTAGCCTGTGAGTGACTGAACATGATGATCGCAGTCTgattaatgacttttttttctcatctgcAGAAAAATCTCATGATTTCTCATCCTGATTTCCAGAAGCCAGCGGTGATGTTATTacaatttgtgttttatgtctttgaatgtgaataattaacatttttaaaaatcagaaatgaGATACTGAACGCTCCACATCTACATCTTTTGTGTCCCCAGAATaatacaataaacacaaataaataaagttatgttAATAGATATAAAACAAGAgttaaacagaatatttgtaGTTTTGAGTCTTGACGTTTGgtgtcaacaaaaacaagtttatacaagttatgtaaatgttttttcttcttttatatgAATTAATCTCATGAAGCAGATAATAAATTCTGATTAAAGTGGTTATTGTAGGACAAAAAACGCCATTTGAATCACTTCTTCACCCtttaacagtgttgtaaaaagtgcTATCTGCAAAGTAAGTAGAGCTGGAGTAGAGGCCGATACTGGATTTTGGGGCCTGATTTTgcaaactttattgtctaaatgacatcacagcacCAAAACAGGAAACTTCACAGAggatttaatcattttaaatcacCACAAGCGTTATGACctctataaaaaataaacatcagtgcGTTTCGGGCAACATATATAAGCCGATACTGATATATTTTGGATATCAGCTGATAAAACTGGTTAACTGAtgtatcagtcgggctctagaCTAGAAAAACTAAAGTTATcatgaaatgtagtggagtataaagtagccgaaaatgaaaatactcatgtaaagtacaagtactgaAGTCTTAAAACCAAACATCTTcagaataaaaatagaaatacgTTCAACATATGAACCAGTGTTGTGTAAAGTACATATTACACGATGGATCGACTGATTATTGAATCTAATATTCTACATTTTtctaactaaagttatcagataaatgtggtggaggtataaagtagcagaaaaagtaCTCAAGtcaatgtatttagttacatcaCTGCTTCCCTTCAGAGAGACTGTTAACAAGTCATGATAAACACCGTTATCAAGTCATATAAACTCAGttaatgatgttttatttctcttgaCCGCAGCGTCTTCACTCTCCGGTCAGTTTGTCGTCCTACAGGAGAATTATCTGTAAATTAAAACAGCTAAATGAGCAGACGAGTTTGTGGAGCTCAGCTCAGACAGGGACTCTGATCTGATCTTTTATTGCCTGAAACTGCTCCCATCATCTGTATTTACAGTATGGATGTGACTGCAGAGGAGATGCAGACACTTTGAGGTGAGGTGTGTCTATTATCTGTTTTTGGAggcaggaaggaggagaggtggaggaggtggaggggggttCCTCCAGACTCACTGGAGCCTTGTTGTAACAGCCTCATTGAGACTGAATGAGACGTCTTAATTACTCCAGTTGTGAAAACTgaaggaggagggtggaggcaGGGAGGATGTGTGCTTTGATCTCCAGGCTCAGGGAGTCTGACCCGAGGAGGGACGCCTCCTATAAATACAGACGAGCTGTGATGGGAGGCAGTCAAGACTCCTCCAGGACCAGGACATCACCGGCAGACCTTTACCTCCACTCTGGATTTACTCTACAGGACCAAACTTCAGCACTCTGCAGCCATGAGAGGACACTTTTCTATCGAGTGGATGGCCCAGAGCAGCCAGCCAGCAGGGACGGACGCCGTCTCTGCCTCTGGACCCACCACCTGTGGGACTCATGCAGAGAGTCTGCCGGGTTTTTACTGTAAAGCAAAGTCTGAGAGTTTAACAGAGCAGGAAGAAAACAGGAGCCAGAACCTGGATGGAGTCAGTCTGCAGCACCAAActtcacacaacaacaaccaaggTACTTTCAGAACAATCAGAACATCTGTACTGATCCGTTTCTGCTGCTCCTAGAAGAGAAACGTCCCAGAAAATATAGATTATAGAGTAGATAATGAAGAATAACgtgatataaatgtaaaaatgtgcattAAAGAAATAGAACTATCTGTACTATTGATAAGAAATTGGCAGTGATAcaatgtaactaagtatttATACTATACAATTATGTGGTACTTAAcatgagtatttcaattttctgctactttattcttccacctcactacattttgaaggcaaatattgtactttttatttgatACCTTTAGTTActcgttactttgcagattacatgctgcatcagagtgaaagcagaacattttaaaatcatttttattggcaatcagataaaaaaaaaacagattcaatTAATTcagtattttacttttacttgtacttgtgaTACTTacgtacatttaatatcagatactttaactTTTTGCTCAAATCCACCACTGGtcagaataaaaagaaagaaattaataaaataatctaaaatatATTCTGAGTATTTGAATAATTTGAGTATTTTCTACTCCCACCACACCTCAGAGGGAAACATTGTATATTTTTACTTGACTAtattaatctgataaattgagTTACtattatttctttaattaaGATTCTTGAACTCAAAACACATGAagagtttataaaatatgatctTTTGTCAGATGTGAAGTTAAAGTTAAACTAAGATGCCTggtcgattaatcaattagtcgattTATTAGTATTTTTACAGAGTGGTATCagtatttttacttcactaAAGGCTCTGAATCTTCCatcagtgttttaatgtgaCATCCTAACTCTGAAGAGTCGAACGTCTCTAACGCTGGTTTCTCCTCCTGCAGTGTCCGAGGCAGGATTCAGCAGcggcacagaggaggagacctCCGGCTACGAGAGTGAAGGAGGTCACTCCCTCTCCACAGactgcacctccacctcctcgccGGCGTCGCCTCCGTCAGGGAGGAGGCCTCGTACGGCCTTCACAGCAGAGCAGATCAGCAGCATGGAGAGGGCGTTCAAGAGGAACGCTTACCTGGGAACACAAGACAAGGCCGAGCTGTGCAAGAAGCTCAACCTGTCCGACAAACAGGTAACGATCCTCGATCTGTTATCGATAATCGCTCAGTGAGAGACGTCTGTGTTCAGTATGTAATGTAGTACGTATCAGTGATGATGACCGCAGTATCTTTTAATAAATCCTGACTCGTGCCCCTGATGCTCACTAACAGAGgctaatttaaatgttaatatttgacAGAACTTTTCCtcatgagactttttttttctcctcctcagatcAGAAACTGGTTCCAGAACCGGCGGATGAAGCTGAAGCGGACGGTGCAGGACGCCCTGGCTCACGCCTGTCAGGCAAACGTCGCCTCTCAGTTGATGCATTACCCGGAGCTGCAGGCGTACAGGCCCGGTCCGTACCCGAGGTACCACGCAGCAGCAGCGGTAGCAGCGGCAGAAGGCCCGTCTGCTGCCTCCTACGTCCATCCACACAGCCTGCAGTACAGCTCCCCTCTGTCCAGCGTCTCATCTCTGCCTCTGGACTCCTTCTACCAGTACAACAGCCTCCCAGGAGTCATGCTGCCCTCCACCACACCTCAACTCATGGGCTCGTACCCGGGTTACCCTCAGTACTACTGATACTGTCCGGCCCGATGAGCCTGTGCTGCTACTTTCATCTTCACTGTGAGACAAAATGAGACTGAATCGATTGATTATCGATCACCTCATCTTATCCTAATAGGATCGATGCTGATAGAGACAGATGTGGGCAGAGTTACTGCTGTGAATCTCGACTCGTGAACAAACAGGGTGGTGTGCAATATCGatgtgatctgtgtgtgtatctgatgTAAAGTTTggatttatttaaatttgattttaatagATTGTTGTTATGTTGCTGTAAATCagattgttaaaataaaatcatttttaaaacttaacaagttctctgatgtgttttaatccaTATATTCTGAAGGTGAAAACCAAATCAAGCTTTAACATACAAATCACATGATCCGTTTATGAGATAAGATGCTTTGACTCTTGACATTGAAAGCAGCAAATTCATCCCGTATTTAAGTTTCTTGTTCGGCGGCGACCTCTGATGGCTGTGGTAgtaattacagcagcaaaggaggaagtcaggtgatggaAATCAGGAGATGGATGGTCGGGTCGGGATGGACTCTCACCCAGTAGACTGCTGTTTGCATCCTGTACGACCAAGTCGTGTTTGACTCACCGACCTGTGACGAAGGTCCAGTATGCCTCTCactggtacgctgcaacagtcGTGTGTCGTTTTGGGAATCACCGACAATCAATCCATTAATCAGTGGTTTAAATATGAGGATGCGTTGATAAAATCGTGCTCACCAGGGTTGATTCCTGTGTCGGGTTGCTGGCTGTTTAAAGTTTAATCACAGATAGTTGTGTCTTCTCTTACTCTTGTGATAAACCTTGATCTGAAGCTCAGTTCTGAGGCTGTGCGACTTCTGATCAATATCAGCACTTCTGGTTAATCGCACCCAGCGCCGCTTAATGATTCATAACATATAACTCTCTTGTGGCCACGCCCATTTCCAGTAGAAGCCACACCCACTCTCACCTATTCTGAGAACGGTTATAGACACAGATACCGAGGAAGTCACTCATCAATAGTGCTCACCGCTCATTACTGCATTAATTATTCAGTGATACATGTTAACACTCACACAGGCTCCATTACGTTGTGATGATGGGCTTCTTTTTCCCTTCGTATGTACTTTTATGTACATTAGAATCTGAATACTTCTCAAAGTAATAGATTACTGTGCAGCCTGTGAGACAGTAAAGAAAAGGGAATGAATGATTAGCACacaacattattttctttaatgatgacaaaaaatctcctcatgtttctgtgctttCTTTTACTGAATGGTTTctccagtggtggaatgtaactaagtgtatttactcaagtacaaattcaaggtacttgtactttacttgagtatttccattttctgctactttatacttccactcctctacagtttggaggcaaatattgtacctttttaCTTGAGTTACTAGATAAATGACAGATTACATGCCATCATGATGATATAAGAGTAGTgagtttttaatgtatttgttttattgatattcagatgaagaaaacacagattctcatgtacttaagtacatatCTGAGATGCTTGTACATTACTTAAGTTTTATTATTTccagtgtaactaagtacattcaatCAAGTACTGTATATcgtacagttttgaggtactttatttgagtattttctgctcctttataCTTCTTGTACTTTTCCTCCACTgcattaatttaataactttagttaatagttacttttcagattacatgcaacatctatATATCTGAGATTATTTCCAGTGTAACTTAGTACATGCAAGgtgcttgtactttacttgagtatttccattttatgcaacacTCCTCCTCTaaatctcagaggcaaatattgcaccttttactagctttagttacttttcaaaagGAAAGTCTCCTCCTTCGTAAGATAAATAACTCTTTAAAAACCCCTttttggattagctggaaatgtatcgtcacaaagctgaacacaggctgtttttctggcaCCACGATGGAGTCAGATTTCAGCTTTTGGGTTTTTAATGTTGCACAATTATTGAGAAATCATATTCAgaagaacagtttgtttttcctgaGCTGCCAATGAGAAAACTGACATCATGTTCTTGGTTATATTTCTGGGAATTCAGTGAGTTTAATGACATGAAGAGGTGTTTACATGACTGATCCTGATATTCTTCAGACTAAATATGTTGTCAtcatcaaataaatcaaataaatgtagtggagaggaagtataaaatAGCAGATAATgcaaatactcaaataaaatacctcaaaactgtTCTTTAGTACGATATACTACTCGATtgaatgtactcagttacagtggaaataataatacataagtAATGTACAAGCATCTCAGATATTACTTGAGTACAtgatattcagtgttttcttcatctgaatgtcaataaaacaaatacattaaaaatccACTACTTTAGCTCGTATATCATCATGatagcatgtaatctgtaatccaactagtaactaaagttatcaaataaatgtagtagagtaaaaagtacaatattccCTCCAAAATGAAGTGGAGAAGGAGTATAAAATAGCAGAcgatggaaatactcaagtaaagtacaaatacctcaaaatcaagaatgaaatgtgtgatttttttttcttaaatgctCAGAAATGTGTACAGAGTCTGGTTGCTGGCCGCAGTGCATACTTTTTATTCTGGGTGAATCTGGACTCATGACttcagtatttctactgtaaaATTGTACTTCCTTGTGTACAAATACTTAATATAATTTTCCAAACCATCACACGTCCTTCAGGAGAGAATCCAGCTTTTCATCACCAAGTTATCCAGCTCTCAGGTGAGCTGACACCTTTACACCCGAcagaaatgtcattttcaaCTGTCTCGCTGCATAAACACAACGCAGGGCAGATAGAgtgaaacaaacagctgcagaaacCCTCCACAGTGTCAGTGgggtttatttctgctgtggtTTAAGCTCTGAGCTCACAGGTGCCGCTGACACGTCCAGCTGGGAGGAAGGAAGTGAGAGGAAACCTGTGAACACACATCACCTGAGAGAAAATGAAGCTCTGCTGCCACCTGTGGACACAGAAAGGTACTGCAATAA
This portion of the Pagrus major chromosome 12, Pma_NU_1.0 genome encodes:
- the ved gene encoding ventrally expressed dharma/bozozok antagonist, with product MRGHFSIEWMAQSSQPAGTDAVSASGPTTCGTHAESLPGFYCKAKSESLTEQEENRSQNLDGVSLQHQTSHNNNQVSEAGFSSGTEEETSGYESEGGHSLSTDCTSTSSPASPPSGRRPRTAFTAEQISSMERAFKRNAYLGTQDKAELCKKLNLSDKQIRNWFQNRRMKLKRTVQDALAHACQANVASQLMHYPELQAYRPGPYPRYHAAAAVAAAEGPSAASYVHPHSLQYSSPLSSVSSLPLDSFYQYNSLPGVMLPSTTPQLMGSYPGYPQYY